The following coding sequences are from one Danaus plexippus chromosome 13 unlocalized genomic scaffold, MEX_DaPlex mxdp_15, whole genome shotgun sequence window:
- the LOC116770358 gene encoding uncharacterized protein LOC116770358 has translation MHSVGLIYLNMQSMDMKYKKYIYKTVDTFSPLYWQLNIFSLQCQLNVNIYFQLLRMALAAIISCLITSFSLYYKIVNIYHHLLASIKYTDIVQAIYDYLQYVFDLFCVFKYGSDIFREYINQYAYIDCLLDMDYYRYIRRNLMKVMFFLYCMWFCSSVFDFVTWDIGFGFVSTSAFVMGYVYTLIKILSNLDLTAHVMQIEARLRVIGDTIQNSYQSFDNICPKFEDTIGKKNWFYNDCRTSTKTTDVRRNTCLCSNDVKWLSRCYVLLTEQVTFINNMFGRRILLNSLSFLLDLVRYINLSVRILIGTQYSGSSKQPATSTVFKAVNCAIVIFSLVSHCERTYRQRDRIIKLIDHLTLFKKLDDQLLSSFMDMRNLIVSRSITFHTDFYTLNYSWLVSIASVVVTYSIILLQNFN, from the exons ATGCATAGCGTTggacttatatatttaaacatgcaAAGCAtggatatgaaatataaaaaatatatttataaaacagttgATACGTTCTCGCCACTTTATTggcaattaaatatattttctttacaatgccagttaaatgtgaatatttacTTTCAGCTACTTCGGATGGCTCTAGCAGCGATTATCTCCTGTTTAATAACAAGTTTTTCGTTGTACTATAAAATTGTCAATATTTATCACCATCTACTAGCATCTATTAAATACACAGATATAGTGCAGGCTATTTACGATTACTTACAATACGTCTTCGATTTGTTCTGTGTCTTCAAGTATGGGTCGGATATTTTCcgtgaatatataaatcagtATGCTTACATCGACTGCCTCTTGGACATGGATTACTATAGGTATATTAGGAGAAACCTCATGAaagtcatgttttttttatattgcatgTGGTTTTGTAGTAGTGTATTTGATTTCGTAACTTGGGACATCGGTTTCGGCTTTGTATCAACTTCGGCTTTCGTTATGGGATATGTATatacgttaataaaaattttgtcgaATTTGGATCTGACGGCACACGTAATGCAAATAGAAGCTCGGCTGCGTGTGATAGGCGATACTATCCAGAATAGTTATCAGTCTTTTGATAATATCTGTCCAAAGTTTGAAGACACAATCGGTAAAAAAAACTGGTTTTACAACGACTGTCGTACGAGTACCAAGACAACGGATGTCAGAAGAAATACATGTTTGTGTTCTAATGACGTTAAATGGTTAAGCAGATGCTATGTTTTACTAACCGAACAAGTTACATTCATTAACAATATGTTTGGAAGGAgg ATATTATTGAACAGTTTAAGTTTTCTACTTGATCTAGTGcgatacataaatttatctgTTCGAATTTTAATTGGGACCCAG TATTCAGGTTCCAGCAAACAACCAGCAACATCTACTGTGTTTAAGGCCGTAAACTGCGCAATAGTAATATTCAGTCTTGTGAGCCACTGTGAGCGAACATACAGGCAAAGAgacagaattattaaactcatTGATCATTTgacgttatttaaaaaactag ATGACCAGTTATTATCGTCGTTTATGGACATGCGAAATTTGATTGTGTCTCGATCAATAACTTTTCACACGGACTTCTATACGCTGAATTATTCATGGCTGGTGTCCATAGCATCAGTTGTGGTCACTTACTCGATAATTTTGCTACAGAATTTCAACTGa
- the LOC116770359 gene encoding ATP-dependent translocase ABCB1-like, translating to MKNSKTYNISKLSDVKFEKENAKEYTSSDADNNNNKAKKNDDRISYISLFRFATKKDKIFICLAILSSVLCGCTTPINTLLFSSLLQSMVNYGISLIVDDPQPDLLLEAIQEFAIYNAVLGVVIVILSYIATVLMNITAFNQVYRIRQEYLKATLNQDFEYFDTHKTGDFASKVTNDVIKLEDGIGEKLATFIYYQVTFVSSIIMALVKGWKLTLLCLISLPATLVIIGLAFLLSSRLGYKESVVFAQAGSKAEEVLSSIKTVFAFSGQKKELEKYEGYLSEIRKINIKKGVFNGLLMGSIFLCMFGSYSLCFWFGYQLMTDEPENYDVEIMVAVLFGVLMGTTNFGISTTLMDVFGVARGAGKQIFNLIDNVPKINPLLNLGITPQSMEGNIEFKNVCFHYPSRPNVKILKGVNISVKKGQSVALVGHSGSGKSTIVQLISRNYDVISGSVRIDGNDVKDLSVKWLRAQIGLVGQEPVLFNTTVRENIRYGREDATNEEIEKVAKQANAHEFIMKLPQGYDTVVGERGASISGGQKQRIAIARALVRNPKILLLDEATSALDTTSEAKVQKALDKAQEGRTTIIVAHRLSTIRNVDKIYVFKKGDVVESGGHDELMEKKGYFYDMVMLQRSPNQSNEKDMKNKFERSESIMSEKEEEELVETRIQNVEESSADTEVSFLRVLKLNSPEWKSITVASVCAILSGFAMPLLAIVMGDFMGILSNDDEDFVRSEVKKLVLIFIGIGIYSGLTNFLVVFMYSIAGEHLTCRLRKLLFQHLLQQEIGFFDDKNNSTGALCARISGDAASVQGATGQRIGTVLQAFGTLCFALVVSLYYEWRLGLVALAFVPIMAAIVYKQGRMVNTESFGTAKTMEKSSKLAVEAVANIRTVASLGREPIILSDYAIQLLPALELAKKSSHWRGLVFGLSRGLFNLVYSVTMFYGGQLIVYQGIEYNTVLKSAQTLLMGSSSAAQALAFAPNFQTGIKAAGRIIVTLARKSKIMDPEKPAIENFKGTGEATLTDVTFTYPTRPLIQVLKDCNLEILNGKTVALVGGSGCGKSTIIQLLERYYDPDEGVVAQNGTPLPNLRLADLRQSIGFVQQEPILFNGTIKENIAYGDNSRTHSTNDVIEVAKQANIHNFVVSLPMGYDTNIGSKGTQLSGGQKQRIAIARALIRRPKMLLLDEATSALDTESEKVVQEALDQAKAGRTCVMIAHRLSTVRDADVICVLNNGSVAERGTHAELLELKGLYYNLYKRGYS from the exons ATGAAGAACTCGAAAACTTACAATATTTCTAAACTGTCTGATGTCAAATTCGAGAAGGAAAATGCAAAGGAATACACTAGCAg cgaTGCggacaacaacaacaacaaggCGAAGAAAAATGATGATAGGATATCATATATCTCATTG TTCCGTTTTGCCACAAAGAAagacaaaatattcatatgtttAGCGATTTTATCGTCCGTATTATGTGGATGTACGACACCGATTAATACTCTGCTCTTTTCTTCGTTGCTTCAAAGTATGGTCAACTACGGAATATCATTAATAGTAGATGACCCTCAACCAGATTTACTTCTTGAGGCTATACAGGAATTCGCTATATACAATGCGGTTTTAGGAGTTGTAATTGTTATACTTTCATATATCGCAACAGTCCTCATGAACATCACCGCTTTTAACCAG gTGTACCGGATCCGTCAGGAATACTTGAAGGCGACGTTAAATCaagattttgaatattttgacaCTCACAAAACTGGTGATTTCGCAAGCAAAGTCACTAA CGATGTTATAAAACTAGAGGATGGTATAGGAGAGAAACTAGCGACCTTTATATATTACCAAGTGACATTCGTAAGCTCTATAATAATGGCGCTGGTGAAGGGCTGGAAACTAACACTCTTATGTTTGATCTCGCTTCCTGCCACTTTAGTAATAATTGGATTGGCCTTCCTT CTGTCATCGCGGCTTGGATATAAAGAATCTGTCGTATTTGCCCAAGCTGGATCTAAGGCTGAGGAAGTACTGTCGTCTATAAAAACAGTCTTTGCTTTTAGTGGACAAAAGAAGGAACTAGAAAAATATGAAGGTTATCTCTCGGAAatcagaaaaattaatataaagaaag GCGTTTTCAATGGTCTGCTGATGGGCTCGATATTCCTGTGTATGTTTGGATCTTACTCTTTATGTTTTTGGTTCGGATACCAGCTCATGACGGATGAACCAGAAAATTATGACGTGGAAATTATGGTTGCT GTACTATTTGGTGTGTTAATGGGCACAACAAACTTTGGTATATCCACCACTCTAATGGACGTGTTCGGTGTAGCACGTGGCGCCGGCAAACAAATCTTCAATTTAATAGACAATGTCCCCAAAATTAATCCGCTCCTGAACCTTGGCATCACCCCTCAAAGTATGGAAGGAAACATTGAATTCAAAAACGTTTGCTTCCATTATCCTTCTAGACCTAACGTCAAA atattaaagGGAGTCAACATCAGTGTCAAGAAAGGGCAATCAGTTGCGTTAGTTGGACATTCAGGTAGCGGCAAGTCTACTATCGTACAACTGATATCAAGAAACTATGATGTAATAAGTGGCAGT gtcCGAATTGATGGTAATGATGTCAAAGACCTTTCGGTGAAATGGTTGAGAGCTCAGATCGGTTTAGTTGGTCAGGAGCCGGTCCTCTTTAATACAACAGTCCGAGAGAACATCAGGTATGGCCGAGAGGACGCTACTAATGAGGAAATAGAAAAAGTCGCGAAGCAAGCTAATGCCCATGAGTTTATTATGAAACTACCGCag ggtTATGACACAGTAGTTGGAGAGCGAGGTGCATCGATATCGGGAGGTCAAAAACAAAGAATTGCCATAGCTCGAGCCCTTGTACGAAACCCTAAGATATTATTGTTGGATGAAGCCACCAGCGCGTTAGATACTACCTCAGAGGCCAAAGTGCAAAAAGCTTtagataaa gcCCAAGAAGGTCGAACAACGATTATTGTTGCGCATAGACTCTCAACCATAAGGAACGTcgacaaaatatatgtttttaaaaaaggagATGTGGTAGAAAGCGGAGGTCATGACGAGCTTATGGAGAAAAAAGGTTATTTCTATGATATGGTGATGCTTCAGAGGTCACCCAATCAATCAAATGAGAAAG ATATGAAGAACAAATTCGAACGCAGCGAGTCCATTATGAGTGAAAAAGAAGAAGAGGAACTTGTGGAAACGAGAATCCAA aacGTCGAAGAGTCCAGTGCAGACACCGAAGTATCCTTCTTACGAGTTCTAAAACTGAACTCACCGGAGTGGAAGTCCATCACTGTGGCCAGCGTATGTGCCATCCTCAGCGGTTTCGCGATGCCGCTTTTAGCTATTGTTATGGGAGACTTTATGGGC aTTCTATCCAATGACGATGAAGATTTTGTAAGAtcagaagtaaaaaaattagtgCTGATATTTATAGGTATCGGAATATACTCAGGACTTACTAATTTCTTAGTG GTGTTCATGTACAGTATAGCTGGAGAACATTTAACGTGCAGGTTGCGAAAATTACTCTTCCAACATTTACTACAACAGGAAATCGGATtttttgatgataaaaataattcaactgGAGCTCTTTGTGCTCGAATATCAGGAGATGCTGCGTCAGTTCAAGGG GCTACAGGTCAAAGAATAGGAACAGTTTTACAAGCTTTCGGAACTCTTTGTTTCGCGTTGGTAGTCTCGCTGTACTATGAATGGCGGCTGGGTTTGGTTGCTCTAGCGTTCGTGCCTATTATGGCTGCCATCGTTTATAAACAAGGGAGAATGGTAAATACGGAATCTTTTGGAACAGCGAAAACAATGGAAAAGAGTTCTAAG CTCGCAGTAGAAGCGGTAGCTAATATCCGCACCGTGGCATCATTAGGTCGCGAACCAATCATATTAAGCGACTACGCAATCCAGCTTCTGCCCGCACTTGAACTTGCCAAAAAGTCATCGCATTGGAGAGGACTTGTTTTTGGATTATCTAGAGGGCTTTTCAACTTGGTGTACTCCGTGACTATGTTTTATGGTGGTCAACTGATAGTGTACCAGGGAATTGAATATAACACAGTACTTAA ATCAGctcaaactttattaatggGTTCGTCATCAGCAGCCCAAGCGCTTGCATTTGCACCTAACTTCCAAACCGGAATAAAAGCCGCGGGTCGTATTATCGTGACATTAGCAAGAAAATCAAAAATCATGGACCCCGAGAAACCTGCCATCGAAAACTTT aaAGGAACAGGTGAAGCAACGTTAACAGATGTAACATTTACTTATCCGACTAGGCCGCTTATACAAGTATTGAAGGATTGTAACTTGGAAATTCTGAATGGGAAAACAGTAGCTCTGGTCGGCGGGAGCGGATGCGGCAAGAGCACCATCATACAGTTATTAGAGAGATACTACGATCCCGACGAGGGCGTTGTg GCTCAGAATGGAACTCCCCTACCAAATCTCCGTTTGGCTGACTTAAGGCAGTCTATAGGCTTCGTGCAACAAGAacctatattatttaacggcaccattaaagaaaatatcgcTTATGGTGACAATTCCCGGACACACAGTACGAATGATGTTATTGAAGTCGCTAAGCAAGCTAACATACACAACTTTGTCGTATCTTTGCCtatg GGTTATGATACCAATATAGGTTCAAAGGGTACACAACTTTCTGGAGGTCAGAAACAAAGGATAGCCATAGCGAGAGCTTTAATAAGACGTCCAAAAATGTTGTTACTAGACGAAGCCACGAGTGCCTTGGACACGGAAAGCGAAAAA GTGGTTCAGGAAGCCCTGGACCAAGCTAAAGCGGGTCGTACGTGTGTCATGATCGCTCACCGACTGAGTACGGTGCGTGACGCTGACGTCATATGCGTCCTCAACAACGGAAGTGTCGCAGAGCGAGGAACACACGCAGAGCTATTAGAACTCAAAggactttattataatctgtataaACGCGGATACTCGTGA